Proteins encoded together in one Shewanella oneidensis MR-1 window:
- a CDS encoding TonB-dependent receptor, whose product MSNKKSNNKSSIFTISLTRAPLALAVSAALSASAWAQTDAIDKPDPNNDMEIMVVTADFRSASLEKMPSSITVIDAQQIQDENAQHFEDVMNSIANFNWSGGSSRPKYFQIRGVGEQEQYQGAPNSSVGYIVDDIDLSGIGMVSSMYDLQQVEVLRGPQGTRYGANALAGLIYLKSNDPTDVFEHGAEVSLGNDDLQTFSGFSSGPLSDSGKLLYRVALQQHQQNGYRDNLYLNKEDTNGRDEFTGRAKLRWYATDDLQLDLTLLHADFDNGYDVWSLTNDPTNTITDQPGVDSQRTTGAGFKATYSGAEQFELTSLTSFANTDHHYSYDGDWANSEYWASKQCEEGGNVSPCQYDYFWDKTGQRKTLSQEFRLSSTDQGRIFADSTDWLIGVYAMNLKEDNQLYSEYNTWPDEVLDSQYEATNYALFGQLDTDLGADYVLSVGLRVERRNSHYSDTNNDNFDPSETMWGGHIALSKVLNESHNVYARVARGYKAGGFNMTLPVELNDKKEFDTETLYNYEIGLKSHWFEGLIDTNLALFYMDRQDQQVAASQQDPNKPQRFILYTENAGSSNNYGAELDATWYATDNLQFYSSLGWLQTAYGNYQYQDKYGTDVDLTGRDLAHSPHLTYSLGGTYRANSGWFANLNMSGKSEFYYSDSNDSRSEPYTVVNARLGYEASAWSAYLWGRNLFDEEYGVRGFYFGNEPDNGWAEKQYIRYGDPRQIGVTLNVKFM is encoded by the coding sequence ATGTCTAACAAAAAGTCTAACAACAAATCTTCAATCTTCACGATATCGTTAACTCGTGCACCATTAGCGCTGGCCGTCTCTGCGGCTTTAAGTGCGTCGGCATGGGCGCAAACCGATGCTATCGACAAACCTGATCCCAATAATGATATGGAAATCATGGTGGTTACGGCGGATTTTCGCAGTGCCAGTTTAGAAAAAATGCCTTCAAGCATTACCGTTATCGATGCCCAGCAAATTCAAGATGAAAACGCCCAGCACTTTGAAGATGTGATGAACTCCATCGCCAACTTTAACTGGTCAGGTGGTAGTTCTCGCCCCAAGTATTTCCAGATCCGTGGCGTGGGTGAGCAAGAGCAATATCAAGGCGCACCTAACTCATCAGTTGGTTATATTGTTGATGATATTGATTTATCCGGTATCGGCATGGTGTCGAGCATGTACGATCTGCAGCAGGTTGAAGTGTTGCGCGGCCCGCAAGGGACGCGTTACGGTGCCAATGCGTTAGCGGGCTTAATTTACCTTAAGAGTAATGACCCAACCGATGTGTTTGAACATGGCGCCGAGGTTTCTTTAGGTAATGACGATCTGCAAACCTTCAGTGGCTTTAGCTCTGGTCCCTTAAGCGATTCAGGTAAATTGTTATACCGCGTGGCGCTGCAGCAACATCAGCAAAACGGTTATCGTGACAATCTGTATTTAAATAAAGAGGATACCAATGGCCGCGATGAATTTACCGGCCGCGCGAAATTGCGCTGGTATGCAACTGATGATCTGCAACTGGATTTAACCCTGCTACATGCCGATTTTGATAACGGTTATGATGTGTGGAGTTTAACCAACGATCCGACAAACACCATAACTGATCAACCGGGTGTCGATAGCCAGCGCACCACAGGCGCAGGTTTTAAAGCGACTTATTCGGGGGCAGAGCAGTTTGAGTTGACCTCGCTGACTTCATTTGCCAATACCGATCATCATTATAGTTACGATGGCGATTGGGCCAATTCTGAGTATTGGGCATCTAAACAATGTGAAGAGGGCGGTAATGTATCGCCTTGTCAGTATGATTACTTTTGGGACAAAACCGGTCAGCGTAAAACCTTATCCCAAGAGTTTCGTTTGAGCTCGACCGACCAAGGCCGTATTTTTGCAGACTCAACCGATTGGTTGATTGGGGTTTATGCCATGAACCTCAAAGAAGATAACCAATTGTATTCTGAATATAATACCTGGCCTGATGAAGTGTTAGATTCGCAGTATGAAGCCACAAACTATGCGTTATTTGGCCAGCTGGACACCGATTTAGGTGCTGACTATGTGTTATCAGTTGGGCTACGTGTGGAGCGTCGTAATAGTCACTACTCAGACACCAACAATGATAATTTTGACCCGAGTGAAACCATGTGGGGCGGCCATATCGCACTGAGTAAAGTGCTGAATGAGTCCCACAATGTCTACGCCCGAGTGGCGCGAGGTTACAAGGCGGGTGGTTTTAATATGACCTTGCCAGTCGAACTCAATGATAAAAAAGAGTTTGATACCGAAACCCTATACAACTACGAAATCGGTTTAAAATCCCATTGGTTTGAAGGGCTTATCGACACTAATCTGGCGCTGTTCTATATGGATAGACAGGATCAGCAGGTGGCTGCTTCCCAGCAAGATCCTAATAAGCCACAACGGTTTATTCTCTACACTGAAAATGCGGGTAGCTCAAACAACTACGGTGCTGAGCTAGATGCAACTTGGTACGCCACGGATAATCTCCAGTTTTACTCAAGCCTTGGCTGGTTACAGACCGCTTACGGTAATTACCAATATCAAGATAAATACGGTACTGATGTGGATTTAACGGGGCGCGATCTGGCCCATTCACCACACTTAACCTACAGCCTAGGCGGCACCTATCGTGCGAACTCGGGTTGGTTTGCCAACTTGAATATGAGTGGTAAGAGCGAGTTTTACTACTCAGACAGTAACGATTCCCGCTCCGAGCCATATACTGTTGTGAATGCGCGTTTAGGTTATGAGGCAAGTGCGTGGTCGGCGTATTTATGGGGCCGCAATTTATTTGATGAAGAATATGGCGTTCGTGGCTTCTATTTTGGTAATGAGCCCGATAATGGCTGGGCGGAAAAACAATATATCCGCTACGGCGATCCACGCCAAATTGGGGTAACACTGAACGTTAAGTTTATGTAG